A genome region from Arachidicoccus soli includes the following:
- a CDS encoding ribbon-helix-helix protein, CopG family: MNTNEAKKATSIRLKAGLYERIERMAKKEHRSITNLIELSLEKVFNYNVPNRETIEAIEELDRGEGLHFKSVEELFESI, encoded by the coding sequence ATGAATACAAATGAAGCCAAAAAAGCCACCTCAATCCGGTTAAAAGCCGGATTATACGAACGTATAGAAAGGATGGCTAAAAAAGAACACCGGAGCATCACTAATCTGATTGAACTTTCTTTAGAAAAAGTTTTTAATTACAATGTTCCGAACCGGGAAACAATTGAAGCAATCGAAGAATTGGATAGAGGAGAAGGCTTGCATTTTAAAAGCGTTGAAGAACTATTTGAAAGCATTTAG
- a CDS encoding transposase: MAFIRKIKKGGAVYLAKVESYREDGKVKQRVLEYVGKEENGVPVHKVDINKLEVSNAKQYADISILYQLARELKFNYLLGKHHKPIIALLIAHLLCKTSVLKMGKWIEDSTIKEVLGLEELTTEKLYRSLDHLEDCDFEIVEHSIYEYWQKLCPKDNESFVLDVTDTYYNGKHDDSAPRKGKEGKVSKLIQIGLGVSFENGFPIFHKVYNGSISNIKVLEDMMRIMAQRGIKTIIMDRGFYSEANVKDLHKLNIEMIVGVKQSIGIKKNVLANVDKADIYSSKHQVILKGTIVYVKEVEFLFGKLIVIYNPKYEVLKKDKMLADGATDAEVKYVGFSLIFHNTKLKPGAVVRKYFEKDIVEKSFQTMKGDVQLHPIRLWLPGRVNAHVKLCYLSMCLLSLIKYRCSKLDLQPGEVLAQLKQIYKVNLKHSQNGKEFTKVVTLTSLQKNILKTLKCSV, encoded by the coding sequence ATGGCATTTATCAGAAAAATAAAAAAAGGGGGCGCTGTCTATCTTGCAAAAGTGGAATCCTACCGGGAGGACGGAAAAGTCAAACAGCGTGTACTGGAATATGTTGGCAAGGAAGAAAACGGCGTGCCGGTTCACAAAGTTGATATTAATAAACTTGAGGTTTCAAACGCGAAGCAATACGCCGATATAAGTATTCTATATCAATTGGCCAGGGAGCTAAAGTTTAATTATTTACTAGGCAAGCACCATAAGCCAATCATTGCCTTACTTATAGCTCATCTCCTTTGTAAGACCAGCGTATTGAAAATGGGCAAATGGATTGAGGACTCAACAATTAAAGAGGTTCTTGGCCTAGAAGAACTAACAACCGAAAAGTTATACAGATCCCTGGACCACCTGGAAGATTGTGATTTTGAGATTGTTGAACATAGTATATATGAGTATTGGCAGAAACTATGCCCGAAGGATAACGAATCTTTTGTTTTAGATGTAACAGACACCTACTACAATGGCAAGCACGATGATTCCGCTCCACGTAAAGGAAAGGAAGGCAAGGTTTCCAAACTTATACAAATTGGTTTAGGTGTTAGTTTTGAGAATGGGTTTCCTATATTCCATAAGGTATATAATGGCAGCATCTCTAATATCAAAGTCCTGGAGGATATGATGAGGATTATGGCACAAAGGGGCATTAAGACCATTATTATGGACCGGGGCTTTTACAGTGAAGCAAACGTAAAAGACTTGCACAAGCTAAATATTGAAATGATTGTAGGCGTCAAGCAGTCCATCGGTATAAAAAAGAACGTACTGGCCAATGTAGATAAGGCGGATATTTATTCCTCCAAGCATCAGGTTATCCTGAAAGGAACGATTGTTTACGTAAAAGAAGTTGAATTTTTATTTGGAAAATTGATCGTCATCTACAATCCGAAATATGAAGTATTAAAAAAAGATAAAATGCTGGCGGATGGAGCAACAGACGCCGAAGTAAAATACGTGGGATTCTCCTTGATTTTCCACAACACAAAACTGAAACCAGGAGCAGTAGTCCGGAAGTACTTTGAGAAAGACATAGTAGAAAAGAGCTTTCAAACAATGAAGGGAGATGTACAATTGCATCCAATAAGGCTATGGCTGCCCGGAAGGGTCAATGCACATGTAAAGCTCTGCTATCTATCCATGTGCCTGTTGTCATTAATTAAATATAGGTGTTCCAAGCTAGACCTGCAGCCCGGCGAAGTTCTGGCCCAACTCAAGCAAATCTATAAGGTGAACCTCAAGCACTCGCAAAACGGGAAAGAATTCACCAAGGTGGTCACGCTGACAAGCCTGCAGAAAAACATTTTGAAGACCCTAAAGTGTAGTGTATAA
- a CDS encoding SprT-like domain-containing protein, which translates to MFNSELPDILINLARKKNAAGFFAYGRWIDEIGSIVHEIAINPDTFKHSMDIDFHQTLVHEMCHLWQYSFEKPSRRGYHNKEFADKMKEVGLMPSSTGRPDGNEVGQNMSDYPIKGGRFELSFKEITNNTIFRIKLPYEPNSAYQSQYVQMGSESINQDETNEPKERQKNKIAYSCKCGFTVWGKPNLYIIVRLP; encoded by the coding sequence TTGTTTAACTCTGAGCTACCGGATATTTTAATTAACCTTGCGAGAAAAAAGAATGCTGCCGGGTTCTTTGCTTATGGAAGGTGGATTGATGAAATAGGCAGTATTGTTCACGAGATAGCCATAAATCCAGATACGTTTAAGCATTCGATGGATATAGACTTTCATCAAACCCTAGTACACGAAATGTGTCATTTATGGCAATATTCTTTTGAAAAACCCTCTCGAAGAGGGTATCATAATAAAGAGTTTGCAGATAAAATGAAGGAAGTGGGCTTGATGCCAAGTTCAACAGGTCGCCCAGACGGAAATGAGGTTGGGCAAAATATGTCAGATTATCCAATTAAAGGAGGTCGTTTTGAGCTATCATTCAAAGAGATTACTAACAATACTATTTTTAGGATAAAGTTGCCGTATGAGCCTAACTCGGCGTATCAATCACAATATGTGCAAATGGGTAGTGAAAGTATAAATCAAGATGAAACAAATGAACCTAAAGAAAGGCAAAAGAATAAAATAGCATATTCTTGTAAGTGTGGTTTCACGGTGTGGGGCAAACCAAATTTGTATATCATAGTGCGTTTGCCGTAA
- a CDS encoding type II toxin-antitoxin system mRNA interferase toxin, RelE/StbE family — protein MKNGTGHISFPGGEYSNCWECHVKSDLLIIWREFEEELIIELVRAGTHSDLFG, from the coding sequence TTGAAAAACGGCACCGGCCACATAAGCTTTCCGGGAGGGGAATATTCAAATTGTTGGGAGTGCCATGTTAAAAGTGATTTACTCATTATCTGGCGCGAATTTGAGGAGGAATTAATTATTGAATTAGTGCGTGCCGGTACACACTCAGATTTGTTTGGGTAA
- a CDS encoding Fic family protein, whose product MMKEISELVQKYRDLDLHQVKDYDLFNNISIVHHSSIIEGSTLTQTDSELLITEGITPKGKPLEHSLMVKDHYEALLFTLALAGKGGELKVTDVQEINAKVNKSTGSIINTALGSVDVSKGEFRKSNVKAGDHYFVNYDKVVPLTNTLIKELSEQMSNVQSIPEILQLSFDAHFQLVSIHPIIDGNGRTSRLLMNYIQERFKLPLAIVFSEDKADYINALKDSRKLEDIQPFYEFMFEQYRKYLDNEISKAQEIKKKEYLSKNRNRGISFIF is encoded by the coding sequence ATGATGAAAGAAATTAGTGAATTAGTACAAAAATATCGTGATTTGGATTTGCACCAAGTCAAGGATTATGATTTGTTCAATAACATCTCTATTGTTCATCATTCTAGCATTATTGAAGGCTCAACACTGACTCAAACAGATTCCGAATTGCTTATTACTGAAGGTATTACTCCAAAGGGCAAACCTTTGGAACACTCTTTGATGGTTAAGGATCATTATGAAGCACTTTTGTTTACTTTAGCCCTTGCAGGCAAAGGAGGAGAATTAAAAGTAACAGATGTACAAGAGATAAATGCAAAAGTGAATAAAAGTACGGGTAGTATTATTAATACGGCTTTGGGGTCGGTAGATGTTTCAAAAGGAGAGTTCAGAAAAAGTAATGTCAAAGCGGGAGACCATTATTTTGTTAATTATGACAAAGTTGTTCCATTAACCAATACATTAATTAAAGAGTTGTCGGAGCAAATGAGTAATGTTCAAAGTATTCCTGAAATCTTACAATTGTCATTTGATGCGCATTTTCAACTTGTTTCCATTCATCCAATTATTGATGGCAACGGAAGAACTTCAAGATTGTTAATGAACTATATTCAAGAACGATTTAAGCTGCCTCTGGCAATCGTTTTTTCCGAAGATAAAGCCGATTATATAAATGCTCTAAAAGATTCGAGAAAACTAGAAGATATTCAACCCTTTTATGAATTTATGTTTGAACAATACAGAAAGTATTTGGATAATGAAATCTCTAAGGCACAAGAAATTAAAAAGAAAGAATATCTATCAAAAAATAGAAATCGAGGTATTAGTTTTATTTTTTAA
- the mgrA gene encoding L-glyceraldehyde 3-phosphate reductase, protein MDRYSTMQYRRCGKSGLKLPAVSLGLWHNFGLVDVYENFRTTLHTAFDNGITHFDLANNYGPPPGSAEENFGKLLHNDFSQHRDEMIISSKAGYTMWDGPYGDWGSKKYLVASLDQSLKRMGLEYVDIFYHHRPDPETPLYETMSALDLIVRQGKALYVGISNYKPKEAAEAFKILRELGTPCIIHQPKYSMYERWVEDGLLDLLEEEGVGCIPFSPLAQGLLTNKYLHGIPADSRAAKEHGFLKKEAITEERVTQLKKLNNIAESRGQSLAQMALSWILKDPRVTSVLVGASSSIQLLDSLKCLNDLHFEEDTLQEIENILK, encoded by the coding sequence ATGGATAGATATTCAACCATGCAATACCGTCGTTGCGGAAAATCGGGACTGAAATTACCGGCAGTTTCTTTGGGCCTTTGGCACAATTTCGGCTTGGTAGATGTGTATGAAAATTTTAGAACAACCCTTCATACAGCCTTTGATAATGGTATTACACATTTTGATTTAGCAAACAATTACGGCCCTCCACCAGGAAGTGCCGAAGAGAATTTTGGCAAGTTGTTGCACAACGATTTTTCCCAACATCGTGATGAAATGATAATTTCTTCTAAAGCCGGCTATACGATGTGGGATGGACCATACGGAGATTGGGGTTCCAAAAAATATTTAGTTGCAAGTCTTGATCAAAGTTTAAAAAGAATGGGATTGGAGTATGTAGATATTTTTTATCATCATCGCCCAGATCCTGAAACACCTTTGTACGAAACGATGTCTGCACTTGACTTAATTGTAAGACAAGGAAAAGCATTATATGTTGGAATTTCTAACTACAAACCTAAAGAAGCCGCTGAAGCTTTTAAAATTTTAAGAGAATTAGGTACACCCTGTATTATTCACCAACCTAAATATTCGATGTATGAACGTTGGGTGGAAGATGGTTTATTAGACTTATTAGAAGAAGAAGGTGTAGGCTGTATTCCCTTTTCGCCTTTGGCACAAGGGCTTTTAACGAATAAATACTTACATGGTATACCAGCAGATTCACGCGCAGCAAAAGAACACGGTTTCTTGAAAAAAGAAGCAATTACTGAAGAGCGAGTTACACAATTAAAGAAGCTGAATAATATTGCCGAAAGCCGCGGACAATCTTTGGCACAAATGGCCTTAAGTTGGATATTAAAAGACCCAAGAGTAACTTCTGTGCTAGTGGGAGCAAGCAGTTCAATCCAATTATTAGATTCTTTGAAATGCTTAAACGATCTCCATTTTGAAGAAGACACTTTGCAAGAAATAGAAAATATATTAAAATAA
- a CDS encoding M1 family metallopeptidase codes for MRKLSFVVFTAILAHAAIAQNYDAHKAFAPIFYTSNGNEFRSADGAPGGSYWQNRVNYHVNVSFDTSANILKGTANIDYINNSPDKLQFLWLELDQNADMEDARGLSEMNPGIKASSEKGFKFSSISILKDGKWKPVDYIIDGTRMQLRLKDAIDGNGKALKIKIEYSFKLLKSSAGDRAGILETKNGKIYELAYWFPRMCVYDDLLGWNTLPFIGGGEFYMEYGDIDYTVTAPSGLIAVGSGELLNGKEIWNDKILKNLARAKSSEKTVVIRSLEDVKNSSSPTRKTSGDVTWHFTMKNTRDVAFALSKAFMWDGAKMDLLHGKTAFAQSVYPQESVEGKSEWNRATEYLKASVEDFSRRWFEYPYPEATNVAGPIGGMEFPALTFDYYQVGGKNLWALLSHEIGHSWYPMIVGSDERRFPFMDEGFNTFVDIYAQEDFNHGEFAPKRDGEYAPKGGNPADEIIPVIRALQNGPTLMTPPDWMDYKYVHPLAYFKTAFGLVLLRDIVLGKDRFDYAFRNYTKNWAFKHPSPIDFFRSMDNAAGEDLSWFWRGWFYNNWQLDQAITTVKYIDDNVNNGALISIENKEKLPMPVSVEIKEANGKTQILKLPVEIWQRGADWTFHAPTTSKIISVTLDPNHQLPDIDRSNNVWKPS; via the coding sequence ATGCGTAAATTATCTTTCGTTGTGTTTACTGCGATTCTTGCTCATGCTGCCATTGCTCAAAATTATGATGCTCACAAGGCTTTTGCCCCTATTTTTTATACATCAAATGGAAATGAATTCCGTAGCGCTGATGGTGCGCCGGGTGGAAGTTACTGGCAAAATCGTGTAAACTATCATGTAAACGTATCTTTTGACACTAGTGCAAATATTTTAAAAGGAACGGCCAATATAGACTATATCAATAATAGCCCAGATAAGCTTCAGTTTCTTTGGTTAGAACTTGATCAGAATGCTGATATGGAGGATGCTCGTGGATTGTCTGAAATGAACCCAGGTATAAAAGCTTCTTCAGAAAAAGGGTTTAAATTTTCTAGTATCTCTATCTTGAAAGATGGAAAATGGAAGCCTGTAGATTATATAATAGATGGTACAAGAATGCAGTTGCGATTGAAGGATGCAATAGATGGAAATGGGAAAGCATTAAAAATAAAAATAGAATATTCTTTTAAATTATTAAAATCTTCAGCGGGCGATCGGGCAGGCATTTTAGAAACAAAAAATGGGAAAATATATGAGTTGGCTTATTGGTTCCCTAGAATGTGCGTTTACGATGATTTATTGGGTTGGAATACTTTGCCTTTTATTGGTGGTGGCGAGTTTTATATGGAATATGGCGATATAGATTATACTGTTACCGCACCATCGGGTTTGATCGCTGTTGGATCTGGGGAATTGCTAAATGGCAAAGAAATATGGAATGATAAGATTTTAAAAAATTTAGCTAGAGCAAAGTCCTCAGAAAAAACGGTAGTTATTCGTTCTTTAGAAGATGTAAAAAACAGCTCCTCCCCTACAAGAAAAACAAGTGGAGATGTTACCTGGCATTTTACCATGAAAAATACGCGTGATGTGGCTTTTGCACTTTCTAAAGCATTTATGTGGGATGGTGCTAAAATGGATTTACTACATGGGAAAACTGCTTTTGCACAATCTGTTTACCCTCAAGAAAGTGTGGAAGGGAAAAGCGAATGGAATAGAGCAACTGAATATTTAAAAGCTTCTGTTGAGGATTTTTCTAGAAGATGGTTCGAATATCCTTATCCAGAAGCAACCAATGTTGCAGGACCTATTGGAGGAATGGAATTCCCGGCACTCACGTTTGATTATTATCAAGTAGGTGGAAAAAACTTGTGGGCTTTACTTTCTCACGAAATTGGTCATAGTTGGTATCCGATGATTGTGGGCTCAGATGAACGTCGTTTCCCTTTCATGGATGAAGGTTTTAATACGTTTGTAGATATTTATGCACAAGAAGATTTTAATCATGGAGAATTTGCTCCAAAGCGTGATGGTGAATATGCGCCCAAAGGAGGCAATCCTGCAGATGAAATTATTCCTGTAATAAGAGCGCTTCAAAATGGCCCAACATTGATGACACCTCCTGATTGGATGGATTATAAATATGTGCATCCCCTAGCCTATTTTAAAACTGCGTTTGGCCTGGTTTTATTGAGAGATATTGTATTAGGAAAAGATAGATTTGATTATGCATTTCGCAATTATACAAAGAACTGGGCATTTAAACATCCCTCTCCTATTGACTTTTTCCGTTCGATGGATAATGCCGCAGGTGAGGATTTGAGTTGGTTCTGGCGTGGATGGTTTTACAACAACTGGCAACTGGATCAAGCCATAACCACTGTAAAATATATAGATGATAATGTTAATAATGGAGCACTTATTTCTATTGAGAATAAAGAAAAATTACCAATGCCTGTATCTGTTGAAATAAAAGAGGCAAATGGAAAAACACAAATACTAAAATTACCGGTGGAAATCTGGCAAAGAGGCGCTGATTGGACTTTTCATGCCCCAACTACTTCTAAAATTATATCTGTTACTCTGGATCCTAATCATCAGTTGCCAGATATAGATAGAAGTAATAATGTTTGGAAGCCCTCTTAA